GAATAAAGGGGACAAAAAGGCGGAAGAAAAGTTTAAAGAACTGAGTGAAGCCTACGCGGTATTGAGCGACAAGGAAAAGAGAAAACAATACGACACGGTTGGGTCCGCTGGATTTCAACAGCGTTACAGCCAGGAAGACATATTCCAAGGGTTTGATTTCAGTAATCTCTTTAAGGAATTCGGACTCGGCGGAGGTTATGAAAACCTGTTCCGCCAGAGGTCGGGGCATCCAGGGGGAGGGGGCTATAAAACCTATACTTTTAATCGAGGCGGACAGGCCTTTGATTACGGGGATCCTTATAGTCAATATGCCGGGGCAGGCAGACCGCAACCGGGTGCTGACCAGATGTATGAATTAGCCATTACCCTGAAAGAAGCAGCCTTGGGGGCGGAAAAACAACTCTCCTTCCCGGCAGGAAAGAAGATGGAAAAGGTCATGGTCAAAATCCCTCCGGGAATCTCGACAGGCAAGAAGCTGCGGATTCCGGGCAAAGGGGAAGCCAGCATGACCGGTGGTCCGGCCGGAGACCTCTATATCCAAATTAAGGTCCTGGAAGACCCGATATTTAAACTGGAGGGACAAAACCTGGTAGTGGAAAAGGAAATTAACCTCACCCAGGCCTTACTGGGGACTCAAGTGGAAGTGCCCACCCTGGAAGGCAAAGCCCTGCAGGTTAAAATCCCTCCCGGGACCCAACCCCTGTCCAAATTACGATTAAAA
This Deltaproteobacteria bacterium DNA region includes the following protein-coding sequences:
- a CDS encoding DnaJ domain-containing protein translates to NKGDKKAEEKFKELSEAYAVLSDKEKRKQYDTVGSAGFQQRYSQEDIFQGFDFSNLFKEFGLGGGYENLFRQRSGHPGGGGYKTYTFNRGGQAFDYGDPYSQYAGAGRPQPGADQMYELAITLKEAALGAEKQLSFPAGKKMEKVMVKIPPGISTGKKLRIPGKGEASMTGGPAGDLYIQIKVLEDPIFKLEGQNLVVEKEINLTQALLGTQVEVPTLEGKALQVKIPPGTQPLSKLRLKGYGLPSLGEKSQGDQFIKIVVKIPRKMSDRQKKLVEELAQEGL